A genomic segment from Gadus morhua chromosome 4, gadMor3.0, whole genome shotgun sequence encodes:
- the LOC115541438 gene encoding NUAK family SNF1-like kinase 1 yields MITMETLANHHQSRRRSSAASTVSEAGSTGPELTQTWTDLDHPLPVDYPGLDDCSSATLEEGGRWSSVGGSGVKKHNHKHNLKHRYELLETLGRGTYGKVKKAIERHTGRVVAIKSIRKEKIKDEQDMVHIRREIEIMSALRHPHIISIYEVFENKDKIVIVMEYASKGELYDYISERRRLGDRETRHFFRQIVSAVHHCHKNGVVHRDLKLENVLLDENCNIKIADFGLSNLYHKDKFLQTFCGSPLYASPEIVNGRPYHGPEVDSWALGVLLYTLVYGTMPFDGGDHIKLIKQISNGDYKEPSQSSDARGLIRWMLMVNPERRATVEDIANHWWVNWGWKSSVCDCQGPPSQGSPMLARFIDWQSRASGAAAAAAAAAGPDPAPSPGSSYVGRRLKKPTRPEAECGPRHPAPAGEDKQALKRPKSILKTRASDHRSQSLGELELRRTLHFTDGDARFRGGEVGMEDEDDEGDEDEDDEEEDEDHGCLGGSPAKMVPTLPKKGILKNSQQNHLLLQQQQQQRESGYYSSSERSDSSEPQGGAAPTVAMTPAASSPSKRGAGRKGILKRNGKFSSNTHHRDGKTCSTAFRSDAAGGRAGGEAGLSRSQSRPSGFISEDTPSLPGPSSFGGLDWPPGSPRPGSIRGCLSAEDLLQPDGFRGLQGPAHGGGKVSQGTQSPGSPGENGSFSLLGDMDDVTQVYQQALDISCAMRET; encoded by the exons ATGATCACAATGGAAACCCTGGCCAACCACCACCAGTCGCGACGCCGCTCCAGCGCCGCCTCCACTGTGTCCGAGGCTGGATCCACCGGTCCCGAGTTAACGCAGACCTGGACGGATCTAGACCACCCTCTACCTGTCGACTACCCCGGGCTGGACGACTGCTCTTCCGCCACCCTAGAAGAGGGGGGGCGGTGGTCCAGCGTCGGCGGCAGCGGCGTGAAGAAACACAACCACAAGCATAACCTGAAGCACCGCTACGAGCTGCTGGAAACCCTGGGAAGAGGCACCTACGGCAAGGTGAAGAAGGCGATAGAGAGGCACACCGGACGAGTG gtggCCATTAAGTCCATCAGGAAGGAGAAGATCAAGGATGAGCAGGACATGGTCCACATCCGACGGGAGATTGAGATCATGTCGGCCCTCCGTCACCCCCACATCATCTCCATCTACGAAG TGTTCGAGAACAAGGACAAGATCGTCATCGTGATGGAGTACGCCAGTAAGGGCGAGCTCTACGACTACATCAGCGAGAGGCGTCGCCTGGGCGACCGCGAGACGCGACACTTCTTCCGGCAGATCGTCTCGGCCGTCCATCACTGTCACAAG AACGGCGTTGTACACAGAGATCTGAAACTGGAGAACGTGCTTCTGGATGAGAACTGTAACATTAAG ATCGCAGACTTCGGCCTTTCCAACCTGTACCACAAGGACAAGTTCCTCCAGACCTTCTGCGGAAGCCCTCTCTACGCATCCCCCGAGATCGTCAACGGACGGCCCTACCACGGCCCGGAG GTGGACAGCTGGGCCCTGGGAGTGCTCCTCTACACACTGGTCTATGGAACCATGCCTTTTGACGGGGGGGACCACATCAAACTCATCAAGCAGATCAGCAATGGGGACTACAAGGAACCCAGCCAGTCGTCAG ACGCCCGCGGGCTGATCCGCTGGATGCTGATGGTGAACCCCGAGCGGCGCGCCACGGTGGAGGACATCGCCAACCACTGGTGGGTCAACTGGGGCTGGAAGAGCAGCGTGTGCGACTGCCAGGGCCCTCCCAGCCAGGGGTCCCCGATGCTAGCCCGCTTCATCGACTGGCAGAGCCGCGCGtcgggcgccgccgccgccgccgccgccgccgccgggccggACCCGGCGCcgtcccccggctcctcctacgTCGGCCGCAGACTCAAGAAGCCGACCAGGCCGGAGGCCGAGTGCGGGCCGCGCCACCCCGCCCCCGCTGGGGAGGACAAGCAGGCGCTGAAGAGGCCCAAGAGCATCCTGAAGACCCGGGCCTCGGACCACCGCTCCCAGAGCCTGGGGGAGCTGGAGCTGAGGCGGACCCTGCACTTCACCGACGGGGACGCCCGCTTCCGGGGGGGCGAGGTCGGgatggaggacgaggacgacgagggcgacgaagacgaggacgacgaggaggaggacgaagatcACGGCTGTCTGGGCGGCTCCCCGGCGAAGATGGTGCCCACGCTGCCGAAGAAGGGCATCCTGAAGAACAGCCAGCAGAACCACCTGctgctacagcagcagcagcagcagagagagtcCGGCTACTACTCCTCCAGCGAGCGCAGCGACTCCTCCGAGCCACAGGGGGGCGCCGCCCCCACCGTGGCCATGACGCCGGCCGCCAGCTCCCCGTCCAAGAGGGGCGCGGGGAGGAAGGGCATCCTGAAGCGCAACGGCAAGTTCTCCTCCAACACCCACCACCGGGACGGCAAGACCTGCTCCACGGCGTTCCGCTCCGACGCCGCCGGCGGCCGGGCTGGTGGCGAGGCGGGGCTGTCCCGCAGCCAGAGCCGGCCGTCCGGCTTCATCTCCGAGGACACGCCGAGCCTCCCGGGGCCGTCCTCCTTCGGCGGGCTGGACTGGCCCCCCGGGTCCCCCCGGCCCGGCAGCATCAGAGGGTGCCTGTCGGCCGAGGACCTGCTGCAGCCGGACGGGTTCCGGGGCCTCCAGGGGCCGGCCCACGGGGGGGGGAAGGTGAGCCAGGGGACCCAGTCGCCCGGCTCCCCGGGGGAGAACGGGAGCTTCTCTCTGCTGGGGGACATGGACGACGTGACGCAGGTGTACCAGCAGGCGCTGGACATCAGCTGTGCCATGAGGGAGACCTAG
- the prl2 gene encoding prolactin 2 — protein sequence MPSHVRPGSFAWLGALCLVLRTPTDTVRAAPICDNGQASCQVLSLADLFDRVIQHSSRMHGMSNDLHSQFEQYFLPSRNHISNRVNRNCHTSGILTPNGKENAQRLAGEELTEVILKLLWAWRDPLWHFHQSMAHHDDFNSFSSNKALVMGDLVHELRTGVEKVAEKMQNLGIISNLVNGLRSPEQLLPSPVRPQWSLMNDYDLLFCLRRDSNKVQSYLKILKCRIVPENDC from the exons ATGCCCTCACACGTCAGACCAG GGTCCTTTGCGTGGCTGGGCGCTCTGTGTCTGGTGCTACGGACGCCGACGGACACGGTGCGTGCGGCGCCTATCTGCGACAACGGCCAGGCGAGCTGCCAGGTCCTCTCACTGGCTGACCTCTTCGATCGGGTCATCCAGCACTCGTCCAGGATGCACGGCATGTCCAACGACCTGCACTCCCAGTTC GAACAGTACTTCCTACCCAGTAGGAATCACATCAGCAACAGGGTCAACAGAAACTGCCACACCTCCGGGATCCTGACTCCCAATGGCAAGGAGAATGCACAGAGACTTGCT GGAGAGGAGCTGACGGAGGTGATCCTGAAGCTGCTGTGGGCCTGGAGGGACCCTCTGTGGCACTTCCACCAGAGCATGGCCCACCACGACGACTTCAACAGCTTCAGCTCCAACAAGGCCCTGGTGATGGGCGATCTGGTACACGAGCTACGCACCGGCGTGGAGAAAGTAGCCGAGAAG ATGCAGAACCTGGGCATTATCAGCAACTTGGTCAACGGTCTGAGGTCCCCTGAACAGCTGCTGCCCTCGCCCGTCAGACCCCAGTGGAGCCTTATGAATGACTATGACCTCCTCTTCTGCCTTCGCCGAGACTCCAACAAGGTTCAGAGCTACCTCAAGATCCTCAAATGCCGCATAGTTCCGGAGAATGACTGCTGA
- the LOC115541436 gene encoding NLR family CARD domain-containing protein 3-like: protein MKSDHSMDKPPELKDGRPSREERHQESSKVTSAQSLQQHQTELIKRAEENAHAFLDKELKKLWKVYFPDYPQCSESQREEEEVDSKKEELRRRAIEGVVNITKLCLMEVNQEELADTLWAGSDAVHCIPKIQAHLREKFRCVFEGIAKAGHSTPLHEFYTEIFITQRGSGDVNKEHEVRLIETSSRKPAMEETPIRCEDIFKPLPGQDQPIRTIMTTGVAGIGKTVLTRKFTLDWAEGKTNKDIHFTFLLTFRELNLLRGKEFSLVELLHHFFIETKVAGICRFDQFQVVFILDGLDECRLPLDFQNNPIWTDVTKSTSVDVLLTNLIRGVLLHSARIWITTRPAAANQIPDECVDMVTEVRGFTDPQKEEYFRKKFKEEMLASTIISQVENSRSLHIMCHIPVFCWITATVMADIFKTFKWGDEMPKTLTEMYCHFLRVQTIQGDRKYNGRSETDPDWSSESREIIVSLGKLAFNQLEKGNLIFYEADLVECDIDIRAASVYSGVFTQIFKEEFGLYQDKVFCFVHLSMQEFMAALYVFWSFINTGVNLLTEEPPTSGEDKLILFYQSAVDKALQNENGHLDLFLRFLLGLSLETNQIVLRSLLGQAGSKSLIVPIKQDLLEQTGRGSQTKEKTVSYIKEKIAGDLSQERSINLFRCLNELNDRSLVKEIQQYLTSKRLPRKSLSPAHWSAMAFILLTSEEELDVFDLKKCFRGGSSEATASVQSLQNVSVSSLIKCNAIHTTLYTSY from the exons atgaagagtgaccactctatggataAACCTCCTGAGCTTAAAGATGGAcgtccctccagagaggagag ACACCAGGAGAGTTCAAAGGTgaccagtgctcagtctctacagcagcatcaaacagagctgatcaag agggctgaggagaacgcgcacgcttttctagacaaggagctgaagaagctctggaagGTTTACTtcccagattacccacaatgctcagagagtcagagggaggaggaggaggtggatagtaagaaggaggagctgaggaggcgcgccatagagggagtggtgaacatcacaaagctctgcttGATGGAGGTGAACCAGGAGGAATTGGCAGACACACTGTGGgccg gatCTGATGCTGTCCATTGCATACCAAAAATCCAGGCTCATTTGAGGGAGAagtttaggtgtgtgtttgagggaatcgctaaagcaggacatTCAACACCTCTGCATGAGttctacacagagatcttcatcacacagagaggcagtggagatgtcaacaaggaacatgaggtcagactgattgaaacatcttccaggaaaccagccatggaggaaacaccaatcagatgtgaggacatctttaaacccttacctggacaagatcaaccaatcaggacaataatgacaactggagtggccggcattggtaaaaccgtcttaacacgcaagttcactctggactgggctgaaggcaaaaccaacaaggacatacacttcacatttctcctcactttcagagagctgaatttactgagggggaaagagtttagcttggtggaacttcttcatcacttctttattgagaccaaagtagcaggaatctgcagattcgaCCAGTTCCAAGTTGTCTTTATCTTGGacggtctggatgagtgtcgacttcctctggacttccagaacaacccgatctggactgatgtcacaaagtccacctcggtggacgtgctgctgacaaacctcatcaggggcgtcCTGCTTCactccgctcgcatctggataaccacacgccctgcggcagccaatcagatccctgatgagtgtgttgacatggtgacagaggtgagagggttcaccgacccacagaaggaggagtacttcaggaagaaaTTCAAAGAGGAGAtgctggccagcacaatcatctcccaaGTCGAGAactcacgaagcctccacatcatgtgtcacatcccagttttctgttggatcactgctacagttatGGCGGACATCTTCAAAACATTCAAGTGGGGAGACGAGATGCCCAAGACGTTGACTGAGATGTACTgtcacttcctgagggttcagaccatacagggggacaggaagtacaatGGCAGATCTGAAACAGATCcagactggagttcagagagcagggagatcattgtttctctgggaaaactggcttttaaccagctggagaaaggcaacctgatcttctacgaggcagacctggtaGAGTGTGACattgatatcagagcagcctcagtgtactcaggagtgttcacccagatctttaaagaggagtttgGGCTGTatcaggacaaggtgttctgctttgtccatctgagcatgcAGGAGTTTATGGCTGCCCTGTATGTCTTCTGGTCCTTTATCAACACTGGGGTCAATCTGCTCACAGAAGAACCGCCAACCTCCGGTGAAGATAAACTCATCCtcttctaccagagtgctgtggacaaggccttacagaatgagaacggacacctagacttgttcctccgcttcctcctgggcctctctctggagaccaatcagattgtcctacgaaGTCTGCTGGGACAGGCAGGGAGTAAATCACTGATCGTTCCGATTAAACAAGATCTGCTAGAACAGACAGGAAGGGGCTCACAAACCAAGGAgaaaacagtgtcttacatcaaggagaaaaTTGCTGGAGATCTCTCTCAAGAAAGAAGCATCAATCTATTCcgctgtctgaatgagctgaacgaccgttctcttgtgaaggagatccaacagtacctgacatcaaAAAGACTCCCCcgtaaatctctctctcctgctcattGGTCAGCTATGGCCTTCatcttactgacatcagaagaggagctggatgtGTTTGACCTGAAAAAATGCTTccgaggagggtcttctgaggctacTGCcagtgttcaaagcctccaaaacgtATCTGTAAGTTCACTAATAAAATGTAatgcaatacacacaacactatATACATCATACTAG